From the Streptomyces pluripotens genome, one window contains:
- the pth gene encoding aminoacyl-tRNA hydrolase, giving the protein MDVTTPANGPWLIVGLGNPGPEYAMNRHNVGFMVVDLLAERIGGKFKRAGKAQAQVLEGRIGPAGPASRRVILAKPMSYMNLSGGPVNALKDFYKVPVANVVAVHDELDIDYGTLRLKLGGGDNGHNGLKSMTKAMGSDYHRVRFGIGRPPGRMQVADFVLRDFSSAERKELDYSVDRAADAVECLVTEGLERAQSSYNS; this is encoded by the coding sequence ATGGACGTGACCACCCCCGCCAATGGCCCTTGGCTCATCGTCGGACTCGGCAACCCCGGGCCGGAGTACGCCATGAACCGGCACAACGTCGGCTTCATGGTGGTCGACCTGCTCGCGGAACGGATCGGGGGGAAGTTCAAGCGGGCGGGCAAAGCACAGGCGCAGGTGTTGGAGGGGCGGATCGGACCGGCCGGTCCGGCCAGCCGCCGAGTGATCCTCGCCAAGCCGATGTCCTACATGAACCTGTCCGGTGGTCCGGTGAACGCGCTCAAGGACTTCTACAAGGTTCCGGTGGCGAACGTCGTCGCGGTCCACGACGAGCTGGACATCGATTACGGCACGCTGCGGCTGAAGCTGGGCGGTGGCGACAACGGCCACAACGGCCTGAAGTCGATGACGAAGGCAATGGGGTCGGACTACCACCGGGTGCGGTTCGGGATCGGTCGGCCACCGGGGCGGATGCAGGTGGCTGATTTTGTACTGAGGGACTTCTCATCGGCGGAGCGCAAGGAGCTCGACTACTCCGTGGATCGTGCGGCGGACGCGGTGGAGTGTCTGGTGACGGAGGGCCTGGAGCGGGCGCAAAGTTCGTACAACTCCTGA
- a CDS encoding 50S ribosomal protein L25/general stress protein Ctc, producing the protein MSEVKLAAETRTEFGKGAARRVRRDNKVPGVLYGHGSQPLHLTLPGHELLMALRTPNVLISLDIDGKANELAIPKAVQRDPLKGFLEHVDLLLVKRGEKVTVEVPVHTEGELAPGGNLLEHVLNALPIEAEATHIPESVTVSVEGLEAGASVLAKDITLPAGATLAVEEDAVVLQVLAAQAEESAGEAAEGEEAAEA; encoded by the coding sequence ATGTCCGAGGTGAAGCTCGCCGCCGAGACCCGCACCGAGTTCGGCAAGGGTGCCGCCCGCCGCGTCCGCCGCGACAACAAGGTTCCGGGTGTTCTCTACGGCCACGGTTCCCAGCCGCTGCACCTGACCCTGCCGGGCCACGAGCTGCTGATGGCGCTGCGTACGCCGAACGTCCTGATCTCCCTGGACATCGACGGCAAGGCCAACGAGCTGGCGATCCCGAAGGCCGTGCAGCGCGACCCGCTGAAGGGCTTCCTGGAGCACGTCGACCTGCTGCTGGTCAAGCGCGGCGAGAAGGTCACGGTCGAGGTTCCGGTGCACACCGAGGGCGAGCTGGCCCCGGGTGGCAACCTGCTGGAGCACGTGCTGAACGCGCTGCCGATCGAGGCCGAGGCGACCCACATCCCCGAGTCCGTCACGGTCTCCGTCGAGGGCCTGGAGGCCGGTGCTTCCGTCCTGGCCAAGGACATCACGCTGCCGGCCGGTGCCACGCTGGCCGTGGAGGAGGACGCGGTCGTCCTGCAGGTTCTGGCCGCGCAGGCCGAGGAGTCCGCGGGCGAGGCCGCCGAGGGCGAAGAGGCCGCCGAGGCCTGA
- a CDS encoding ribose-phosphate diphosphokinase, which yields MTGIKTTGEKKLMFFSGRAHPELAEEVAQQLGVGVVPTKAFDFANGEIYVRYQESARGADCFLIQSHTAPINKWIMEQLIMIDALKRASARSITVIVPFYGYARQDKKHRGREPISARLIADLMKTAGADRILTVDLHTDQIQGFFDGPVDHLFALPLLADYVGDKVDRKKLTVVSPDAGRVRVADRWCDRLGAPLAIVHKRRDKDVANQVTVHEVVGEVKGRVCVLVDDMIDTGGTICAAADALFAHGAEDVIVTATHGVLSGPASDRLKNSRVSEFVFTNTLPTPAELGRDLDKITVLSIAPTIASAVREVFEDGSVTSLFDEQ from the coding sequence GTGACCGGGATCAAGACGACCGGCGAGAAGAAGTTGATGTTCTTCTCCGGCCGCGCCCACCCCGAGCTTGCCGAGGAGGTCGCCCAGCAGCTGGGTGTCGGGGTCGTCCCGACGAAGGCCTTCGACTTCGCCAACGGCGAGATCTACGTCCGATACCAGGAGTCGGCGCGCGGTGCGGACTGCTTCCTGATCCAGAGCCACACGGCTCCGATCAACAAGTGGATCATGGAGCAGTTGATCATGATCGACGCGCTGAAGCGCGCGTCGGCCCGCTCCATCACCGTGATCGTGCCGTTCTACGGTTACGCGCGGCAGGACAAGAAGCACCGGGGACGTGAACCGATTTCGGCGCGTCTGATCGCGGATCTGATGAAGACCGCGGGTGCGGACCGGATTCTGACCGTCGATCTGCACACGGACCAGATCCAGGGGTTCTTCGACGGTCCGGTGGACCACCTGTTCGCGCTGCCCCTGCTCGCGGACTACGTGGGCGACAAGGTGGACCGGAAGAAGCTGACGGTCGTATCGCCGGACGCGGGCCGGGTGCGGGTGGCGGACCGGTGGTGCGACCGGCTCGGTGCGCCCCTCGCGATCGTGCACAAGCGGCGAGACAAGGACGTGGCGAACCAGGTGACCGTCCACGAGGTCGTGGGTGAGGTCAAGGGCCGGGTCTGTGTCCTGGTCGACGACATGATCGACACGGGCGGGACCATCTGCGCGGCCGCGGACGCGCTGTTCGCGCACGGTGCGGAGGACGTCATCGTGACGGCTACGCACGGTGTGCTGTCGGGCCCGGCGTCGGACCGGCTGAAGAATTCGCGGGTGAGCGAGTTCGTGTTCACGAACACGCTGCCGACGCCGGCGGAGCTGGGCCGGGATCTGGACAAGATCACGGTTCTGTCGATCGCTCCGACGATCGCGAGCGCGGTCCGCGAGGTGTTCGAGGACGGTTCGGTGACCAGCCTCTTCGACGAGCAGTGA
- the glmU gene encoding bifunctional UDP-N-acetylglucosamine diphosphorylase/glucosamine-1-phosphate N-acetyltransferase GlmU encodes MSAIRPAAVVVLAAGEGTRMKSATPKVLHQICGRSLVGHVLAAARELDPENLVVVVGHAREQVTAHLTETDPTVRTAVQTEQNGTGHAVRIGLEELGGAVDGTVVVVCGDTPLLTGETLRQLAGTHQADGNAVTVLTAEVPDATGYGRIVRDAANGAVTEIVEHKDATEALRAIREINSGVFAFDGQLLADALKKVRTDNSQGEEYLTDVLGILREAGHRVGASVAGDHREIAGINNRVQLAEARRILNDRLLTRAMLDGVTVVDPATTWVDVTVTFEQDVVVHPGTQLTGTTHLCEGAEVGPNSRLGDTRVGPGARVDNTVSVGAVVGPQASVGPYAYLRPGTRLGAKGKIGTYVETKNAAIGEGTKVPHLSYVGDATIGEYTNIGAASVFVNYDGKDKHHTTVGSHCRTGSDNMFVAPVTVGDGSYTAAGSVITKDVPPGSLAVARGQQRNIEGWVARKRPGSAAAKAAEATSRQGRNED; translated from the coding sequence GTGAGCGCCATCCGCCCGGCCGCCGTCGTCGTTCTCGCCGCGGGTGAGGGCACCCGTATGAAATCGGCCACACCCAAGGTCCTCCACCAAATCTGCGGCCGCTCCCTGGTGGGTCATGTTCTGGCCGCAGCCCGCGAATTGGACCCGGAGAACCTGGTCGTCGTGGTGGGCCACGCCCGTGAGCAGGTCACCGCGCACCTGACCGAGACCGACCCCACGGTGCGCACGGCCGTTCAAACGGAGCAGAACGGGACCGGGCACGCCGTACGCATCGGTTTGGAGGAGCTGGGCGGGGCCGTGGACGGGACCGTGGTCGTCGTCTGCGGGGACACCCCCCTCCTCACCGGCGAAACCTTGCGACAGCTCGCCGGGACCCATCAAGCGGACGGCAATGCCGTGACGGTTCTCACCGCCGAGGTCCCGGACGCGACCGGGTACGGCCGGATCGTGCGGGACGCAGCGAACGGTGCCGTCACCGAGATCGTGGAGCACAAGGACGCGACCGAAGCCCTGCGGGCGATCCGGGAGATCAACAGCGGGGTGTTCGCGTTCGACGGGCAGCTGCTGGCGGACGCGCTGAAGAAGGTGCGGACGGACAACAGCCAGGGCGAGGAGTATCTGACCGACGTGCTCGGGATCCTTCGGGAGGCCGGGCACCGGGTCGGCGCCTCCGTGGCCGGCGATCACCGGGAGATCGCCGGGATCAACAACCGCGTACAGCTCGCCGAGGCCCGGCGGATCCTCAACGACCGGTTGCTGACCCGGGCGATGCTGGACGGGGTGACCGTGGTCGACCCGGCGACGACCTGGGTGGATGTGACCGTGACCTTCGAACAGGACGTCGTGGTGCACCCGGGCACGCAGCTCACGGGGACGACCCACCTCTGCGAGGGTGCCGAGGTCGGCCCGAACAGCCGGCTCGGGGACACTCGCGTCGGCCCCGGGGCACGCGTGGACAACACCGTGTCCGTCGGCGCCGTCGTGGGACCGCAGGCGAGCGTGGGACCGTACGCGTATCTGCGGCCCGGAACCCGGCTGGGCGCGAAGGGGAAGATCGGTACGTACGTCGAGACGAAGAACGCGGCCATCGGCGAGGGGACGAAGGTTCCGCACCTGTCGTACGTCGGGGACGCCACGATCGGTGAGTACACGAACATCGGAGCGGCGAGTGTGTTCGTGAACTACGACGGTAAGGACAAGCACCACACCACGGTCGGGTCGCATTGCCGGACGGGTTCGGACAACATGTTTGTGGCTCCTGTCACGGTCGGGGACGGCTCGTACACCGCTGCCGGTTCCGTGATCACGAAGGACGTGCCGCCCGGTTCGCTGGCCGTGGCCCGCGGTCAGCAGCGGAATATCGAGGGCTGGGTGGCGCGGAAGCGTCCGGGAAGCGCCGCGGCGAAGGCTGCCGAAGCGACGTCCCGGCAGGGCCGGAACGAGGACTGA
- a CDS encoding sensor histidine kinase, whose product MTMTGEEHARAVTGPWWWARRRSAVLDGSLALVSALECGAEGIRFARDAGVPVAVGIGFGVVAGSMLLVRRRWPIAVVLVAIAITPAQMGFLMGIVGLYTLASCEVPRRIIGALAGMSLLGTMIVTFVRVRQDLARGDLTLGDWFVPFAAVTTSLGLTAPPVLLGLYVGARRRLMESLRERADSLERELQLLAERAEERAEWARGEERTRIAREMHDVVAHRVSLMVVHAAALQAVARKDPEKAVKNAALVGDMGRQALTELREMLGVLRAGEDVAGRAASAPLVAVGAAAAAAASRAAGEEAGSAEGPCLSELDELIGQSTAAGMAVDLSVMGEVRSYAAEIEQTAYRVVQEALTNVHKHAAGAKTHVRLAHRASEIAMQVENEPPPEPGSAAAARLPSGGNGLVGMRERVAALGGVFVSGPTDTGGFRVSAVIPAV is encoded by the coding sequence ATGACCATGACGGGGGAAGAGCACGCCAGGGCCGTGACCGGGCCCTGGTGGTGGGCAAGGCGGCGCAGTGCGGTGCTCGACGGGAGCCTTGCGCTGGTGTCCGCCCTGGAGTGCGGTGCGGAGGGGATTCGGTTCGCCCGGGACGCGGGAGTCCCGGTGGCGGTGGGGATCGGGTTCGGGGTGGTCGCCGGTTCGATGCTGCTGGTCCGGCGGAGGTGGCCGATCGCCGTCGTGCTGGTGGCGATCGCGATCACGCCGGCCCAGATGGGGTTCCTGATGGGCATCGTCGGGCTGTACACGCTGGCCTCGTGTGAGGTGCCCCGGCGGATCATCGGCGCGCTGGCGGGGATGTCGTTGCTGGGCACGATGATCGTGACGTTCGTGCGGGTGCGGCAGGACTTGGCGCGGGGTGACCTGACGCTCGGTGACTGGTTCGTGCCGTTCGCGGCGGTCACGACGTCGTTGGGGTTGACGGCTCCGCCGGTGCTGCTGGGCTTGTACGTGGGTGCGCGCCGGCGGCTGATGGAGAGCCTGCGGGAGCGGGCAGACTCCTTGGAACGGGAGCTGCAGCTGCTCGCGGAGCGGGCGGAGGAGCGGGCCGAGTGGGCGCGTGGCGAAGAGCGGACGCGTATCGCGCGGGAGATGCATGACGTGGTCGCGCACCGGGTGAGCCTGATGGTGGTGCATGCGGCGGCGCTCCAGGCGGTTGCCCGAAAGGACCCGGAGAAGGCGGTGAAGAACGCGGCTCTGGTGGGGGACATGGGTCGGCAGGCGCTGACCGAGCTGCGGGAGATGCTCGGGGTGTTGCGGGCCGGGGAGGACGTGGCCGGTCGCGCTGCTTCGGCGCCGTTGGTGGCGGTGGGGGCGGCGGCTGCCGCGGCGGCTTCACGGGCGGCAGGAGAGGAGGCCGGTTCGGCGGAGGGGCCGTGTCTGTCGGAGCTGGACGAGTTGATCGGGCAGTCCACGGCCGCGGGGATGGCCGTGGATCTGTCGGTGATGGGGGAGGTGCGGTCGTATGCGGCGGAGATCGAGCAGACGGCGTACCGGGTGGTCCAGGAGGCGTTGACGAACGTCCACAAGCACGCGGCAGGCGCGAAGACGCATGTGCGGTTGGCGCACCGGGCGTCGGAAATCGCGATGCAGGTGGAGAACGAGCCGCCGCCGGAGCCGGGGTCCGCGGCGGCGGCGAGGTTGCCCTCGGGTGGCAATGGCCTGGTGGGGATGCGGGAGCGGGTCGCGGCGCTCGGCGGTGTGTTCGTCTCGGGGCCGACGGACACGGGCGGGTTCCGTGTGTCGGCGGTGATTCCGGCGGTGTAG
- a CDS encoding SUKH-3 domain-containing protein, with protein sequence MHPDRTSTTRFPVPVDAALRAAGWQPGRWNIKQAEIWADALREHTSPAGHRHAVFPAAVEAWAEFGALTITPTGTGRQSAPANLHLDPLHGLHLARTLGDLGRALDTELCPLGEETDTAALLAIDTEGRVYTLDHTGDWYVGPSIDHALSSLITGIDPVRLTAG encoded by the coding sequence ATGCACCCCGACCGCACCTCGACCACGCGCTTCCCCGTACCCGTCGACGCCGCGCTGCGCGCCGCCGGCTGGCAGCCCGGACGCTGGAACATAAAGCAGGCCGAAATCTGGGCCGACGCGCTACGCGAACACACCTCACCCGCCGGACACCGGCACGCCGTCTTCCCCGCCGCGGTCGAAGCCTGGGCCGAATTCGGCGCTCTGACCATCACCCCCACCGGGACCGGCCGCCAGAGCGCCCCCGCCAACCTCCACCTCGACCCCCTGCACGGTCTGCACCTCGCCCGCACCCTCGGCGACCTCGGCCGCGCCCTGGACACCGAACTCTGCCCCCTCGGTGAGGAAACCGACACCGCCGCGCTCCTCGCCATCGACACCGAGGGCCGCGTCTACACCCTCGATCACACCGGCGACTGGTACGTCGGCCCCAGCATCGACCACGCCCTGTCCTCACTCATCACCGGTATCGACCCCGTACGCCTTACTGCGGGCTGA